In the Vicinamibacterales bacterium genome, one interval contains:
- a CDS encoding ThuA domain-containing protein, whose amino-acid sequence MRTGLFRAPFALAGGTAVLLTGALVHLTAQAPPPAGQGGGRGGGRGGLAPALFSAFDANKDGAVSRDEFTGAFDKWFGDWDTAKTGSLSAAEIGDGLTRVTAAYAPAPPPGGGQDACGGRSANPHVACQSDVDKMMAALPDKAMAKPLKPRKVLVLGAARGFVHSSIPLAAKTIEEMGKKTGAWTATTTYDAADINSENLKQYDLIFLDSTTGCFLDDPADPAATAARRAALLEFIRGGKGIAGIHAATDSYHGASCGGGAAAPAGRGRAGGRAGGPGGALATAMVAQGDKDGDEKLSRAEFTAVTAAWWDKLDIDKAGRIAQADFAPRFAALTPAPAPRGGGRAGAEANAAQGKPGGDPLWPEFNTMIGGYFKFHWVDPQEITVKIDDPKSPLTQMFHGQEWVIHDETYTFNQDSFSRTNVHVLTSIDYDKMSDVDKAKESGMRTDHDYALSWIRREGKGRLFYEAHGHAERNYAIKPFLEHILAGVQYALGDLKVEDTK is encoded by the coding sequence ATGCGAACTGGTCTTTTTCGTGCGCCGTTTGCCCTGGCCGGCGGCACTGCCGTTCTGTTGACAGGCGCCCTCGTGCATCTCACCGCGCAGGCTCCCCCGCCAGCTGGGCAGGGGGGCGGACGCGGCGGCGGACGCGGCGGTCTTGCACCCGCACTCTTTTCCGCGTTTGACGCCAACAAGGACGGCGCAGTGTCGCGCGACGAGTTCACCGGCGCGTTCGACAAGTGGTTCGGCGACTGGGACACCGCGAAGACCGGATCGCTGTCGGCGGCCGAGATCGGCGACGGACTGACACGCGTCACGGCCGCGTACGCGCCGGCCCCGCCCCCTGGCGGCGGCCAGGACGCCTGCGGCGGTCGCAGCGCCAACCCGCACGTCGCCTGCCAGTCGGACGTCGACAAGATGATGGCCGCCCTTCCAGACAAGGCGATGGCCAAGCCACTGAAGCCGCGCAAGGTGCTCGTGCTCGGCGCGGCGCGCGGTTTCGTCCATTCCTCGATCCCACTCGCCGCGAAGACGATTGAGGAGATGGGCAAGAAGACCGGCGCGTGGACGGCCACGACGACGTATGACGCCGCCGACATCAACAGCGAGAACCTCAAGCAGTACGACCTGATTTTCCTCGATAGCACCACCGGCTGTTTCCTCGACGATCCGGCCGATCCGGCGGCGACGGCGGCGCGGCGGGCGGCACTCCTCGAATTCATCCGCGGCGGCAAGGGCATCGCGGGCATTCACGCAGCGACCGATTCGTACCACGGCGCGTCGTGCGGCGGCGGCGCGGCGGCCCCGGCAGGCCGCGGGCGCGCGGGCGGGCGGGCCGGCGGCCCCGGTGGCGCCCTCGCGACCGCGATGGTCGCGCAGGGCGACAAGGACGGCGATGAGAAGCTGTCGCGCGCGGAATTCACGGCAGTGACGGCCGCCTGGTGGGACAAGCTCGACATAGACAAGGCCGGCCGGATCGCGCAGGCCGACTTCGCTCCGCGGTTTGCCGCGCTGACGCCCGCTCCAGCGCCCCGCGGCGGAGGCCGCGCCGGCGCCGAGGCCAACGCCGCACAGGGCAAGCCTGGCGGCGATCCCCTCTGGCCAGAATTCAACACGATGATCGGCGGATACTTCAAGTTCCACTGGGTGGATCCGCAGGAGATCACCGTCAAGATCGACGACCCCAAGAGCCCGCTGACCCAGATGTTCCACGGCCAGGAATGGGTGATCCACGACGAGACCTACACCTTCAACCAGGACTCGTTCTCGCGCACCAACGTGCATGTGCTGACGTCGATCGACTACGACAAGATGAGCGACGTGGACAAGGCCAAGGAAAGCGGCATGCGGACGGATCACGACTACGCTCTCAGCTGGATCCGCCGCGAAGGCAAGGGACGCCTCTTCTACGAGGCGCACGGCCATGCCGAACGCAACTACGCGATCAAGCCGTTCCTCGAGCACATCCTCGCCGGCGTCCAGTACGCCCTCGGCGACCTAAAGGTCGAAGACACTAAATAA